AGCAGACCCGCTTGAGGGAGCACCGATGGCGAGGGGAATTGTGCTGGAGAAGATCGGTATCGAGGCGAGACAGCCGAACTCAGCCATCAGGAAGGCTGTCAGAGTGCAGCTAATCAAGAACGGCAGGCAGATTACAGCCTTCTGCCCCGGAGATGGTGCTATCAACTTCATCGACGAGCACGATGAGGTCATTGTGGAGAAAATCGGAGGAAGGATGGGCAGAAGCATGGGAGATATTCCGGGAGTGAGGTACAAGGTTGTCAAGGTGAACAACACCAGCCTCAGGGAGCTTGTGAGGGGCAGGAAAGAGAAGAGGCTGAGGTGAAGGCATGAAATACGGTTTTACAAAGGAGGAGCTGCTGGTTTTTGGCAAGTATGATCCAAGCGAGGTTCAAATCAGCGATCCAGCACTGGAGAGCTACATCTGCCTTGAGCCGAAGTACGTGCCGCACAACCACGGAAGGCATGCCAACGTCCCATTTGCGAAGCAGAAGGTGTTCATTGTCGAGAGGCTGATAAACAAGGTCATGAGGAAGGGCCACAACACGGGGAAGAAGATTCTCGCCTACAACATAGTTAAGGAGGCTTTCGAGATTATTGAGAAGAAGACAAAGAAGAATCCCATTCAGGTTCTCGTTGATGCGATTATCAATGCAGGGCCGAGGGAAGAGGTTGTAAGGCTGAAGTACGGTGGTATTGCCGTTCCCAAGGCCGTTGACACC
The nucleotide sequence above comes from Archaeoglobus fulgidus DSM 4304. Encoded proteins:
- the rpsG gene encoding 30S ribosomal protein S7, coding for MKYGFTKEELLVFGKYDPSEVQISDPALESYICLEPKYVPHNHGRHANVPFAKQKVFIVERLINKVMRKGHNTGKKILAYNIVKEAFEIIEKKTKKNPIQVLVDAIINAGPREEVVRLKYGGIAVPKAVDTSSSRRVDIALRNIAEGARRAAFKSKRSIAQCLADEIIAAANNESRSFAVAKKEEVERVAKSAR
- a CDS encoding 30S ribosomal protein S12, which produces MGRGLFAARKLMENRKKFRWSDRRFVRRTLGLAAKADPLEGAPMARGIVLEKIGIEARQPNSAIRKAVRVQLIKNGRQITAFCPGDGAINFIDEHDEVIVEKIGGRMGRSMGDIPGVRYKVVKVNNTSLRELVRGRKEKRLR